Within Pseudomonas tructae, the genomic segment GCAGTGAGGTCTTGCCGACATTGGTGTGGCCGACCACGGCCAGTTTCAGCGGCTTAGTCATGGCCAAGCTCCAGCCAGTTCAACGGGGCGCTGTCGGCGTAACTTAAACCGAGCTGTTCCAGGGCCTGATGCCAGTCACCCAGGCGCTCTGCATCCAGGGCCTGGCCGGGCATCGCCTGCAACAGCCAGATGCGCGTGGCGCCGGCATTGCGCGCAAGCTCGGCGAGCAGCGCCAGGCTACCGCGATCAGGCGAGCGGCGCGGGTCGCAGGCAATTGCCAGGCGCGCCGGCGGAAAGCGGCCGAGCTGCTCGAGCAGTTTGTTGCGCGACTCGCGACTGTCGAGGATGCCGGCGTTGCTCACCGTTGCCGGCAAGGCGGGTGGCCATGGGCGTGTGTCATCCAGCTCAAGGCCTACCAGCAGGGCGCCATCGCTATGAGCTTCGCCGACCCCGCGGACAATCTGCGGCAGCGTATCAGGCGCCGCATCGTTGATGCCCAGGCGTTCGCTGCTGGGCATCAGCGCATCGCGCAGCGGGCTGTAGCCGGGCAGGTTTAGGTCCAGTTGCAGGCGCGCCCGGCCACTGCGCCAGCGCCACAGGCACAACGCGCCAAGCAGCAGGCGCGGGAGGATGCCATACACCAGCAGCACCCCCAGCAACCACCCGGCCCAGGCTCGGCGGGCCAGCTCAAGTGCTGGCTGGCTGTCGCCACTGGCGCGGATCATGGCGACATCCGGCACGCTGAAACCGAGCAGGGCTGGCAGGGAGCCGATGGCCTGGGTCAGGGCCACGAAGGTGTCGGCACCTAGAATGGTGGTTTCCCAGACAAAGCCGTAACGGCGGGTGGCGAGCAGGATCAGCAACATCATCAGTGCCGTGCCCAGGGCCACCAACCACAGGCTGTGCACCAGCAGGCCGAGCAGCCAGCGGTTGAGCTTTTGCCGTTGCAGCATCACCAGCAGGGCCGGGGCCAGGTGCGCGGCCTGGGCATCGCGGGCGAATTTTTCGCTCAGCCACAACCACAGGCGGCCAAGGGTTGCGCCCTGTTCAGCGGCGAAGAAAAAGCCCAGCAGCCAACCCAGCAACAGCAGCAGGTTGAGCCCCAGCAGGCTGCCCAGGGCCCAGAACACATTCACCGGCCGTTGACTGTCGCCAAGGGCGGCCAGGGCCAGGCCGGCGCCGCTGAGCACGGCGAGCGCCACCAGGGCCGCCAGCGCCAGGCGTGCGCCTTGTTTCCAGTGTTGCAGGGCGCTGCGCATGCCGTCGCGTTCGGCCAGCCACAAGGCGCGGTTTTCGATGCGCGCTTGCAGGTCGCCACCCGCTTGGCGGGCGCGGCGGTTGGCTTCCTGGTCTTCCAAGGGGCCTGCGTATTCTTCGCGCAGGCGCACGGCTTCAGTGAGCCAGCGTTTGTCCAGGTCAGTCAGTGCAGTCACACGCGCTTCCATTGATCAAGTCAGCCCAAAGCATAACCCAGGCATCGAAGATCGGGCTTTGCTATCCTCGCCGGCATGAAAACATCACTTCCCCTCAGCCTGATCGCGGCCCTCGCCGAGAACCGCGTGATCGGCATCGACAACAGCATGCCCTGGCACCTGCCGGGGGATTTCAAGTATTTCAAGGCCACCACTTTGGGCAAGCCGATCATCATGGGTCGCAAGACCTGGGATTCGCTGGGCCGGCCGCTACCGGGGCGCTTGAACCTGGTGGTCAGCCGCCAGCCGGGCCTGCAGCTTGAAGGCGCCGAGGTGTTCGCCTCGCTCGATGAGGCGATGGTGCGTGCCGAGCAATGGGCGCTTGAGCAGGGCGTCGATGAGCTGATGCTGATTGGCGGTGCGCAGTTGTACACCCAGGCCATCGAGCGAGGCCTGGCGGATCGGCTGTACCTGACGCGGGTGGAACTGAGCCCGGAAGGGGATGCGTGGTTTCCGCGGTTTGATGAGGCGCAGTGGACGTTGGCGTCGAGCCAGGAGAATCCGGCTGAGGGCGACAAGCCGGCGTATCACTTCGAGGTCTGGGAAAAGGCCTGAAAAGCATCGCGGGGCAAGTCGGGTCGCCGCATCGCCGCTCCCACAGGTTTAGATAATCCCTGTAGGAGCGGGCTTGCCCCGCGATGAACTTCCCGAAAATCTCAGGAATGCGTCAGTTGCGCATGCTCCTGCGCATCCAGCACTGACTTGTCGGTCTGCTGGAGCATCTGGCTGGTAATCGCCCCCGCAGCCATCGCGCCGTTCACGTTCAACGCGGTACGGCCCATGTCGATCAGTGGCTCGACCGAGATCAGCAAGGCCACCAGCTCCACCGGCAAGCCCATGGCCGGCAGCACGATCAGCGCAGCGAAGGTCGCACCGCCGCCCACACCGGCAACACCTGCCGAACTCAGGGTGACGATCGCCACCAGGGTGGCAATCCACAGCGGATCAAACGGGTCGATACCCACCGCTGGCGCCACCATCACCGCCAGCATGGCCGGGTACAAGCCGGCACAACCGTTCTGGCCAATGGTTGCACCGAACGATGCAGCGAAGCTTGCGATCGACTGTGGAATACCCAGGCGCAGGGTTTGTGCCTCGATGCTCAGCGGGATGCTCGCCGCGCTGGAGCGGCTGGTGAAGGCGAAGCTCAGCACCGGCCAGACTTTGCGGAAGAAGCGCAGCGGGTTCACGCCGCTCAGTGCCAGCAACACGCCATGCACCACGAACATCAGGCCCAGGCCCAGGTACGACACCACCACGAAGCTACCGAGCTTGAGGATGTCGTCCAGGTTCGAGCTGGCCACCATCTTGGTCATCAGCGCGAGCACGCCATAAGGGGTGAGCTTCATCACCAGACGCACCAGGCGCATCACCCAGGCTTGCAGGGTATCGATGGCGGCCAGGGCGCGGTTGCCTTTTTCTGCGTCATCCTTGAGCAGTTGCAGGGCAGCCAAGCCCAGGAACACGGCGAAGATCACCACGCTGATGATCGAGGTCGGCTTGGCTCGGGCCAGGTCGGCTACCGGGTTGCTGGGGATGAACGACAGCAGCAGTTGCGGGATATTCAGGTCGCTGACCTTGCCCACGTAGTCGCTCTGGATCGCCGCCATGCGCGCGGTTTCGGCGGTGCCGGCGACCAGGCCCTCGGCGGTCAGGCCGAACAGGTTGGTCAGGACGATGCCGATCAG encodes:
- a CDS encoding L-cystine transporter, which codes for MNLPLSLNLLAFLALLLGLAQTRHGNWSLAKKVLVGLILGVLFGAALHAIYGAGNPVLKATISWLDLVGNGYVQLLQMIVMPLIFASILSAVARLHNASSLGKISFLTIGTLLFTTAIAALIGIVLTNLFGLTAEGLVAGTAETARMAAIQSDYVGKVSDLNIPQLLLSFIPSNPVADLARAKPTSIISVVIFAVFLGLAALQLLKDDAEKGNRALAAIDTLQAWVMRLVRLVMKLTPYGVLALMTKMVASSNLDDILKLGSFVVVSYLGLGLMFVVHGVLLALSGVNPLRFFRKVWPVLSFAFTSRSSAASIPLSIEAQTLRLGIPQSIASFAASFGATIGQNGCAGLYPAMLAVMVAPAVGIDPFDPLWIATLVAIVTLSSAGVAGVGGGATFAALIVLPAMGLPVELVALLISVEPLIDMGRTALNVNGAMAAGAITSQMLQQTDKSVLDAQEHAQLTHS
- a CDS encoding dihydrofolate reductase; the encoded protein is MKTSLPLSLIAALAENRVIGIDNSMPWHLPGDFKYFKATTLGKPIIMGRKTWDSLGRPLPGRLNLVVSRQPGLQLEGAEVFASLDEAMVRAEQWALEQGVDELMLIGGAQLYTQAIERGLADRLYLTRVELSPEGDAWFPRFDEAQWTLASSQENPAEGDKPAYHFEVWEKA
- a CDS encoding DUF2868 domain-containing protein; protein product: MEARVTALTDLDKRWLTEAVRLREEYAGPLEDQEANRRARQAGGDLQARIENRALWLAERDGMRSALQHWKQGARLALAALVALAVLSGAGLALAALGDSQRPVNVFWALGSLLGLNLLLLLGWLLGFFFAAEQGATLGRLWLWLSEKFARDAQAAHLAPALLVMLQRQKLNRWLLGLLVHSLWLVALGTALMMLLILLATRRYGFVWETTILGADTFVALTQAIGSLPALLGFSVPDVAMIRASGDSQPALELARRAWAGWLLGVLLVYGILPRLLLGALCLWRWRSGRARLQLDLNLPGYSPLRDALMPSSERLGINDAAPDTLPQIVRGVGEAHSDGALLVGLELDDTRPWPPALPATVSNAGILDSRESRNKLLEQLGRFPPARLAIACDPRRSPDRGSLALLAELARNAGATRIWLLQAMPGQALDAERLGDWHQALEQLGLSYADSAPLNWLELGHD